In a single window of the Nicotiana tomentosiformis chromosome 10, ASM39032v3, whole genome shotgun sequence genome:
- the LOC138900188 gene encoding uncharacterized protein, with amino-acid sequence MIRSKFTNHKRKYTPNDIIDDVKSEFGVDVSYMLVWSAREKAVNILRGEPTDSYHKLPGYLYTLNITYPGSHIRMEKSPKKEFMYLYISLYAFINGFDYCRPIIVVDGNHLKSAYTRTFVSASTLDGTGHILPLAYGVVDSENDAAWLWFFEQFKVAYGERKNMCIILDRNENIIKSVEKVDIWVKDYLELARYEKWAKLYAPVNRGWIMTSNIAESINSALVSARELPIYDFLEEVRKIFGRWNCINRK; translated from the exons ATGATTAGATCCAAGTTTACTAATCATAAGAGGAAATATACTCCAAAtgatataattgatgatgtgaaatCGGAGTTTGGTGTAGATGTCAGTTACATGTTGGTGTGGAGCGCTAGAGAAAAGGCAGTGAATATTCTGAGGGGTGAACCAACTGATTCATACCATAAATTACCAGGGTACTTATATACACTGAATATAACTTATCCTGGTTCACATATTAGAATGGAAAAATCTCCTAAAAAGGAGTTCATGTATTTGTATATATCGTTGTATGCTTTTATAAACGGGTTCGATTACTGTAGACCCATCATCGTTGTAGATGGCAACCATCTAAAATCAGCATACACAAGGACATTCGTCTCGGCTAGCACGTTAGATGGTACAG gacatataCTGCCACTAGCATATGGTGTAGTTGATTCAGAGAATGATGCTGCTTGGTTGTGGTTCTTTGAGCAATTTAAGGTAGCTTATGGAGAGCGGAAAAATATGTGCATCATTTTAGATAGGAATGAGAACATCATCAAATCT GTAGAGAAGGTAGATATTTGGGTGAAAGATTACTTGGAATTAGCTAGATACGAAAAGTGGGCTAAGTTGTATGCACCTGTTAACCGTGGATGGATTATGACGTCAAATATTGCTGAGTCAATCAATTCGGCACTTGTATCAGCAAGAGAATTACCAATATATGACTTCCTAGAAGAAGTTAGGAAGATTTTTGGACGTTGGAATTGCATCAATCGAAAATAA